CCACGGTTTTGAGAAAATTGTCGTTGGCGGTGATGATGGTGCCGTCCATGTTGAACTCGATGACGGCCTGGGATTTGCTGATGGCTTGGATCTGCCCCCGGTAGTCGGCGTTAAGCGCCTCCTGGGCGCGCAGCTCGGTGACGTCCTTCCACTCCAGGGTGCTGCCGATGTAGTTGCCCCGCCGGTCAATCTGCGCCGTGACATTGATGGCGAAGGTGAGCGGCCCCACCTGGATGTCGGTGGAATAGGGCAGGTTCCTCGGATCACCCAGCAGCTTGCGCTGATGGGCCGGGTTTTTGTGGAACATGTCGATGCAGGCACCCACCACCTGCTCGGCGTCGAAGCCCGGGAAGGCCTCGCGCAGGGTTTTCTCGTGTTTGCGCAACAACTCCCTGGTGGCCTGGTTGACATAGGTGATCTTGAGATCGCGGTCGATCATCATCATGGCGGTCATGGCGCCGTCCACTGCTGTCTGCAGCCGCGCCACCCGCTCCTCGTCGGCCCGCTTCTCGGTCACATCGGACCATTCCAGGGTGGCGCCGATGTAGTTCCCCTGCGGATCCATCTGCGCCGTGACATTGATGGCGAAGGTGAGCGGTCCCACCTGGATGTCGGTGGAATAGGGCAGGTTCTTCGGATCACCCAGCAGCTTGCGCTGATGGGCCGGGTCTTTGTGGAACATGTCGATGCAGGCACCCACCACCTGATCGGCGCGAAAACCCGGAAACGCCTCCCGCAAGGTGGCTTCATGGGTTTTGAGCAACTCCCTGGTGGCCTCGTTGACATAGGTCACGTTGAGATCGCGGTCGATCATCATCATGGCGGTCATGGCGCCGTCCACCGAGCTTTGCAGGCGGGCGATCTGCGCTTCATTGGCCCGCTGCGCGGTCACGTCATCCCATTGCAGGGTGGAACCGATGTAGTTCCCCTTGCTGTCCATTTGCGCGGTAACGTTGATCTTGAAGGTCAAGGGGCCGATGTGGATATCCGCCTCGTGGGGTAGATTGGCGGGATCGTCCAGCAGTTTGCGGATGCGCTTGGGGTCCTTGTGGAACTGATCGATGCAGGCCCCCATTACTTTATCCGCTTTGAAATCCGGATAGACTTTTTGCAGATTGCTTTCCTGTGCTTTCAACAAGGCTTTGCTGGCCTCGTTGGCGAAGGTGATTTTCAGATCCCGGTCCACCAGGATGATGGGGGTCATGACGTGATTCAGTGCCGAACGCACTTGCTCGGTGTCGCGAGATGGTTTGCTGCCGCCGCTGCTGCTTTGCCCGTCGCTCATTGTCGACTCCTCCGATACTTGTCTATTGAACGATCCACGCTGGGAAATGCTCTGCATGTCTGCCGGGTGAAAACACCTTACCGGACGCGCTGTCCCGCCGGCCCGCGCGCCGCGCGCCCGCCTCAGGAACACCGGCCTGCACGATACGCACCGCCGGGAAATTGCGGATACACACCCCGTTCTCGGTCCTCGATCAGTCTTGTGTTGTCGTGTGCACTCACCCGTGCCCTTACATTAGCGGACGTGGGCAAACGATCTTGAGACCGGCGCGCGGGCCGGCGCAGGTAGGACAAAAAGAAAGTGGGCCTGGCCCGGAGGGCGCGGCTAACGCTGGCCGCGCATGATGATCCACAGCGCCGGCAGGGAAGCAAGGACCAGCATCAGCGCAGCGGGTGCGGCCAGCTCCAGCATTTCTTCGCTGGCCTCGATCCAGATGCGCACCGGCAGGGTGTCGAAACCGATGGGACGCAGAATCAAGGTGGCGGGCAGTTCCTTCAGGGCGTCGATGAACACCAGCACCCAGGCCACCGCCAGGCCGCTGCGGATCATGGGCAGAACCACGCGCCACAGGTTTTCCAGCGCTCCGGCGCCATGCACCCGGCCGGCCTGTTCCACGGCAGGGGTGAGTTGCTGCATTGCCGCTTCTTCCGCCTGCACCGCCAGCGGCAGGAAGCGGATGACCAGCGCCAACACTAACGCGGCGAAGCTTCCGTACAAAGGTGGGAGCAACACGAGCAAGGCGGTGATGATGCCCAAGGCAATCACCGGCCCCGGCAACACGAAGCCCACACTGGACAGCTGCACGAACGTGCCGCTCAGAAACGACGGCCGGCGGACGTGAAAAAAACCCACGGGCAGGGCAGCCACCATGGCGGCGGTGGCGGCAAAAAAGGCCACGGTAACGGAGTTGGTGGCGTAGGACCAGAATTCCGCGCCGATCAGTTCCTGCCGCCAGGCATCCCAGCTCCAACGCAGCATCCATGCCAGGGGCAGCAACACGGCAAACAAAACGATGTGGCCCAGCCACAAGCCGATGATCACCAGTTCACCGCGGCTGGCCGCTTTGGCGCGCACCACAGCGCTTTGGGCGCCCGCATAGTAACGGCTGCGGCGGCGGAAAAAGCGTTCCAGCACCAAAAATGTGAGACTCAAAAACACCAGCACCAGACTCAGACCTGCCGCCGCTTCGTAGTCGAAGCGCCCGCTCATCTGCAGGTAGATGCTCAGGGTGAAAGTCTGGTAACGCAGCATGCTCACGGCGCCGAAATCGGACAGCACGTGCAACACAACCACCGCCAAACTGGCAGCGATGGCCGGGCGCAACAAGGGCAGGGTGATGCGCCGGAACACCTGCCCGGCCGTTGCCCCCTGAATGCGGGCCGCTTCCTCAAGGGAGCGGTTGGAGCGGCGCAGCGCCCCGTGCACCAGCAAAAACACGTAAGGATAGCCGGCCAGGGCGAGAATCAGCGCCACACCGCCGGCGTGGTAAAGATCGGGAACGGGCACGGCGTCACCGAACACGCCGCGCCAAGCCGAGCCCAGCCAGCCGTCCTCCGCCAGCAGGGTGGTGTAGATGTGGGCAAACACATAAGTGGGCACGGCCAGGGGCAGCACCATCAGCCACAGGGCAAGGCGCCGGCCGGGAAATTCCCGCCGGGCGATGAACCACGCCGAAGACACGCCCAGCACCAATGAGCCGACGGCCACCAACACTGCCAGCAACAGGGTGTTCCACAGCAGTTCCGGCAGCCGGCTGCTCCACAAACCGGCCCACCGGGTGGCAGACAGTTCAACGCTGCTGTAGCCCACAAACAGCAGAGGGACGGCCGCGCACAGCACCACCGCTCCCGCCAGCAGGCCGAGTATCCCGAAGTGTCTTCGCCCCATTACTGCATGCTTACCGGCGTCTCGTTGGCAGGGACCCGGCCACCCGGCCGCCGATCCCTGCCACATGAACGGTTAACAGGATGTTGAAAAAGCCCTCCTGGCCTTTTTCAACAAGCTGTTTGTCAAGGCATCCCCACCGCCTCAATGAGGTCAATGGTTTTGTTGCGCAGCTCAGCCAGTTTGTACATGGGCACCGGGGCCACTTTGAAGCTGTCCATGGGCGGCACTTCCGCCGCTGCCGGCACACCCTTGCGGGTGGGGTATTCGCGGTTCAGTCCGGCGAACAGCTTCTGGCCTTCCTCAGAGACCAGAAAGCCCACGAATTTCTCCGCCAGGGCTTTTTTCCTGCTGTATTTGCTGATGGCCACCCCGGCCACATTCACCGCCACGCCCATGCCGTGCTCCCCCTGATCCGGCAGCAGTACACGGATGGGTGCACCGGGGTGTTGGTCCAGGTGGCGGAAGATGTAGTAATGATTCACCAGTCCGACGTCCAACCTGCCCCCGGCCACGGCCTTCACAATGTGGCTGTGTTTGTTGAAAACTTCACCCTCCACATTGGCCTTCATGCCTTCCAGCCAGGCCCGGGTGGTGGCCTCCCCTTCTT
This is a stretch of genomic DNA from Gammaproteobacteria bacterium. It encodes these proteins:
- a CDS encoding PAS domain-containing protein yields the protein MQSISQRGSFNRQVSEESTMSDGQSSSGGSKPSRDTEQVRSALNHVMTPIILVDRDLKITFANEASKALLKAQESNLQKVYPDFKADKVMGACIDQFHKDPKRIRKLLDDPANLPHEADIHIGPLTFKINVTAQMDSKGNYIGSTLQWDDVTAQRANEAQIARLQSSVDGAMTAMMMIDRDLNVTYVNEATRELLKTHEATLREAFPGFRADQVVGACIDMFHKDPAHQRKLLGDPKNLPYSTDIQVGPLTFAINVTAQMDPQGNYIGATLEWSDVTEKRADEERVARLQTAVDGAMTAMMMIDRDLKITYVNQATRELLRKHEKTLREAFPGFDAEQVVGACIDMFHKNPAHQRKLLGDPRNLPYSTDIQVGPLTFAINVTAQIDRRGNYIGSTLEWKDVTELRAQEALNADYRGQIQAISKSQAVIEFNMDGTIITANDNFLKTV
- a CDS encoding iron ABC transporter permease → MWQGSAAGWPGPCQRDAGKHAVMGRRHFGILGLLAGAVVLCAAVPLLFVGYSSVELSATRWAGLWSSRLPELLWNTLLLAVLVAVGSLVLGVSSAWFIARREFPGRRLALWLMVLPLAVPTYVFAHIYTTLLAEDGWLGSAWRGVFGDAVPVPDLYHAGGVALILALAGYPYVFLLVHGALRRSNRSLEEAARIQGATAGQVFRRITLPLLRPAIAASLAVVVLHVLSDFGAVSMLRYQTFTLSIYLQMSGRFDYEAAAGLSLVLVFLSLTFLVLERFFRRRSRYYAGAQSAVVRAKAASRGELVIIGLWLGHIVLFAVLLPLAWMLRWSWDAWRQELIGAEFWSYATNSVTVAFFAATAAMVAALPVGFFHVRRPSFLSGTFVQLSSVGFVLPGPVIALGIITALLVLLPPLYGSFAALVLALVIRFLPLAVQAEEAAMQQLTPAVEQAGRVHGAGALENLWRVVLPMIRSGLAVAWVLVFIDALKELPATLILRPIGFDTLPVRIWIEASEEMLELAAPAALMLVLASLPALWIIMRGQR